TTTGAGAACCCGGATCGATACCCAGGGTGCGGCCAGGCTGCCTGGAGGCCATTCTCTATCCCATGGCCTCCATGACCTTGTCGGGGATATCAAAATTGGCATAAACATTCTGGACGTCCTCATTATCCTCCAGGGCTTCCATCAACCGCAACATTTGTTCGGCGTTTTTCCCGTCCAGGGTCACCGTATTTTTAGGGAGCATGGTCATTTCCACCACCTGGGGAGTCCATTTCTTGGCCTCCAGAGCAGCCCGGATCTTTTCTAAATTTTCCACCGCGGTAATGACTTCCCACTCGCTTTCCTGTTCCCGGATATCGTCCACCCCGGCCTCCAGGGCCCATTCCATCAGGGCCTCTTCATCGATCTTGCTTTTATCAAAAACAATATAGCCTTTTTTTTCGAACATCCAGGCCACGCACCCCGTCTCCCCCATGCTGCCATTGTTTTTGGTAAAAATATGCCGGATGTCGGCCACGGTCCGATTTTTATTATCCGTCAACACCTGGACCAGGATGGCCACGCCTCCGGGACC
The nucleotide sequence above comes from Deltaproteobacteria bacterium. Encoded proteins:
- a CDS encoding YebC/PmpR family DNA-binding transcriptional regulator, which produces IKEVTIAARIGGGDPEGNPRLRAAIALAKSENMPKDNIDRAIKKGTGSLDGAAYEEVVYEAYGPGGVAILVQVLTDNKNRTVADIRHIFTKNNGSMGETGCVAWMFEKKGYIVFDKSKIDEEALMEWALEAGVDDIREQESEWEVITAVENLEKIRAALEAKKWTPQVVEMTMLPKNTVTLDGKNAEQMLRLMEALEDNEDVQNVYANFDIPDKVMEAMG